CTCATCTTCAAGAGCCTGTGGTGTATCGCTGTGGAATAAAGTAACATGTGGCTGGATTCCTGTTAGATCCAGAGAGAGAAATATTGGAATAAGTGAGCTTGCAAAGCATTGTTCAGATAGCAGTGTGGAAGGACTTTCTCTTGCTTTTGACTGATAAAATTACTTTAGTTTATCTATCAAAGTCAAGAAAAGTACTTCCAGAATGACAACCAAAAAACATATATGACAGAAATTTGACTCAACCATGGCTGAGAAGTTCATTGATAAGGTTGTTGTAATAAGCTAAACCCTTTGGATTGACAGGTCCTCTTCCATCTGTTAGAACAATAAGAATAGCATGACTGAGACAGAACCAAAAAGTGGCCGAGTTCTTATTCTCATAACATAAATGATAGTTTGGTGATCTTACTTGGGATAAGTCGAGACCATGAAATGGAGAATCTGTAGGCTTCTAGGCCTGTCTCAACCATGAGTTTGACATCATCCTGCAAGAAATACATGCACATGGAGGAAACAACAAACAAGTTTACAGGCATTTGGGACATGTAGGGTGTGCAAGAATGTCATCAGGAACGTTCCTAGAAAAGGAATTTCATATTCACAGTTTCATGATCATTTGCACAAGAAAAATGGTTCAATTGCGGAACTCTGAATTTTCTTTAACCAGCTGTTCAACAGCCACATATTGGCTCAAGTGGAGCATTAAGAGTGCATACTCCTACAACATCCACCCCTTCCAACAGTCATTTCAGTGGTGATCTAATTAGGAAGATGAACATGCCATATGATTATTCCAATAGAAATATCATAAAGAAGGGGAACTGACTTTGTATTTGTGATACTGATCAGAAGTTATGTCTCCAGTAGCTCCATGGGATTGCCCTGAAAATTTTGGGATGGACAATCAGTCATACAAATCAAATATCTAGTAGTTGTATTTATCTCTCAGCAACTGCTACTAAACACATGTTTTGCTCAACTTTTTGGaagtcaaaaatcaaaatactttttcaGTAAAGTTGGAGACAAGATACTTTGGTAGAAAAGGTTTCAGAACCAAGTTTCATGATCTgcaattctttttatattaaataagtcTTTTATTTACTAAAGATCAAAGAAATGATTACTCTGaaactttcttttataattagcatcacaaataaaaagcatcTTTAGCAACATACTTAATATCACAACCCATCAATTTCCAAAGCAGTATCACCTATAcctaattattatgaaatatcaTACTTCTACTAGAGAACTCAATGACAAGGCCTATAAAAAGGAAACCTTGTTCATCACTGATGGTGATGGGGTAGATGTTCCCCTGGTAAAAGAAGCAAGAGTCTGAGCACAAACCTGATAACAAAAGTGATAAAAACTATAGTGAGTAGAAACTTACCAGCATGAGTAAAGGTATCCCAGATACTAGGGGTCCTCCCATCTTGGAATGCTGCTCCTTCAACCTTTTATGTAATGATACAAAACTCATTCACAATCATAACTCCTTTATTCAAAAGGTGATTCCAAAGacaaaatgaaaaagtaaacAAACCTGATAAGCAGAGGTTCCAGACCCAAAGATGAAGTCTAGTGGGAAGTCATCTCTGCTAAACTTGAGGGAGCTGAAGGCTGTAACTGCTAAATTTAGCacaagaaatagagagaaaaaacagAGTTTATTCTTCGCCATGCTCACACACTCCTAGTATTCTTCTCCTTATCCTCACACCAATAAACTTCTTCTGCTGCCCATTCATTATTATTCTTATACTCCATATATTGGACGAGAACATGCAGTCTCTATCAAACGGTTTGTCAATATTCCACACGTAATGAGAAAAAGAGGTTATCCCATCCAATTGAAGTCTAGCATGTGAACACCCAATATCAAAGTTTCActtttgttctttctctttGGTCATGTGTAAGCTgtaagaattttggaaaatctatctttttcttcttggttGAGTTTTGACATGCATGaaattccttctttttctttttctttttctttttctttttcttttttttttttttctttttttgggtgctaaatgaaaaatgagttcTAGTGAATGTTTTCTGGATATGCCACAAAAACTTGAGGAAAAAATCCCAGTTACACGCATAGTTTGTTTAGCTGTTAAAAGTTTCTGTTCCAAACAAACCCCAAGACAAGCTGCAAACCGTGTTCTTCTTCAACCGGGTAACATTCTGGGATAATAGTCCatcttatttcatttcatttttcagaaCCATGTTTGACAACCATGTGTTTAAAAATTTCCCATTCTTACTGAGACAGGTTGCTTGATTACAGATGCACCAACACCAAGTCCCTGAAGCTGGTTGATACCTACCATCTCCTCCTTGATCAGGTTGGCTAATTCAAGTTTGTTTAAACATTTTAGAACTTAGGTTTATCCAAATTCTATTAAATTTAGATCAGAAAATGGCCAGTTTTCTTATCTGTGAAATTGCTGAATAGAATAAAACTTATGAGATCAATTGATTAAAAATTCGAATGAGAAACCAATAGAGTCAATAGACAGccttattgaagaaaaaaaaattgcctgTACTTGGAAATAACAACTGCCATATTGTGGCACCCTCATAAGCAACATGCCAGTAAGAGGGAACCACACTATTCCAACTATTCAAAGCAGAGCTATAGAATGGATTGAACATTTGAAAAaggtgttttatttttctcaattccaACGGCCCCAACTGAACTGATATTACTTCCCTTCAAAAAAACAGAGTACCAATGTGCAGAGAGCTTTGGATATCGTTTCAAATCTGGGTCATCCAAATCTACATAGTAGAGGCCATAGCTTGATTCATAGCCATCCAATAACTCCAATATATCTAAGAATGACCATATGAAATATCCTTTTGCATTTGATCCATTCCTGCCAGAgtttacaatgaaaaaaagaaagagcaaaggaagaaatttaaaaaaaaaaaaaaatgacaacgGAAAACAACATCAGGGAACTTGATATCATTAAAAAGAACAAATCATGTAGAAGGATGAGAAGTTACTCTAAATTCTCATTTAGAAATAAATCAAGTGAACTAGGAATCAACTCATataatgattcaaaatttaattctgaTCAAGTTCTATAAAATTGCACTTTAAGGAAAAGAACATTCAAATCAATCTGATAGTTAGAACTCTTAATATTGAACTTCTATCAAATGTTGAATTATGATCCTTCTATATACTCATATCATGAGGGAAAGTGTCAGCTTCGATAAGCTGTCTGTATCAAGGTTGTTGTGAAATAGACACACCTTACTGCATTGAGTAAAGCCCCAATGTAGCCCTGCAAATATTTCACCCTCCCTGTGTCATTTAATGATGTGTTGCGTTGTGTCCTTTGACCTGGAGAGATACCATGCAAAGCTTTTTCAATTAGATGTGGCATAtgacaaaagaaaattgaatttatggtTTCTCCACCCTCCGTAGCCAACTCTTCCCTGTGTCCTAAACCCCAAAGAATGGGGACCAACTAACAATTAAAGAATACTCGCAGAGGCAAGTTTGCAGCACCATGATCCACTCAAACCATTATTCTCTGAAGGAAAACTACCGGAatttgtttgtgtgtgtgtgtgcacgtGCACATTTGTGATATGTGTGACTGTATGCTCATGTGtgtgaaagagagaaagaaaccaTTTTCATGGATGTAGACTGGAGGGTTGCCATAAACTTGCTTGAAATATTCCAACACTTCTTGCAGACCCCAGGGCATAACAGGAAACTGAATCAGAAAAGCTGGTTAGCAATAAACTGAGTTAACCTGGTCACAGGGAAACTGAATAATACTATTCTTCAATTCTCACCTGATCTGGTTGGGTATCATCTCGCTTAGCTGCCACAATGGAATGAATCCATATATCAGTTCCATCATTTTCAAATTAGCTAAAGAATAATTGGACACTGACTTGATCAGTGTGCTACACTGAATCTTGATTCATTCAAAGTTTGTAAAACATAAACTGTCAAGGAATACTGAGGAAATGCTAGAATCAAGCTTAATTTAACCAAGTTGACTAGGAAAGATCAATTGGGTTGAGTCATATTGGAAGAACTTGGCACAGTAAAGCAATCTCTACCAAGTTTAGTTAAAGACCCTAGGCAACATACACATTATGTCTGTGGCCATATCTGCAAGAAAGTCTCTGTGATCCATATTTAGCTTCTTGGGGCTGTTCTTGATGTATAGCGTGCTGTAATGGTTTATCCCTATGAAGTCAAATGGATCCTTGACTTGTTTGGATTCATCTTTAGAGAAGGATGGAATTCTCGTGCCTGCCCTCTTCTTCACTATGCCTGGATAGTCTCCAAACACTAAGACATCAACAAACCTGTAATAGGAATTGAATTTAAATGATAATCTACAAACATAACAAGTGTCCATTTCTCCATGgcaaaaaataaaccaatattGGAACAACCAATAGTTTCTGAACCATTTGGGATTCAACATCCTAGTGGATAGGAACCATAAtgaaatcatgaaaattcaaGACATTTAGATACTGGTCTGTTTATTATAGGTTTCATCACTCACCAACCAAGGAAGAAATCATGGGCTCTTTGAGTAGCAATGATATCTTCGGTTTCGTTTGTCGTAGGAACAAACCAATAAGCAAAGACATTGATCCCTATGAACCCCTGTTGTGTTTCCTGCAACACCACATTCGTTTAACAACCATGAAAATTTGTCTGATGTTTCTATGTAATTGATGGGtgacaaaacagaaaaaatgaAGGTGGAGATTCAAACTTTGTCTGAAGATAGGTTTCGACAAACTGGAATACTGGACCAAGAGTCCTATAGCCAAATGCAATATGATTGAGAGGAAATGCACAAATTCATTGACTGATTTCAAAAGTTTGGATACCTGATACTTTTCCCTGTACAATTGTACAACTGATGCATGTGCCAACAAGATGTGATGTGCAGCAATGTATGCCTCTGTTGAGGAGTTCCCTTTAGGACAGTTTCCAAATGGGGGAGAGCATCGATGAGGGGGTGTCATTCCAGTATCATAACCACCCAAAGCAAATATATTGCCCTCATTCAGGGTGGACCAACACAAAACCCTATTGCCAAATTCTCAGAAACATGCATCAGCATACTCTGTGAAGTCTTTCCTGCATTCACATAAAGACTCTGTCCATTTATTGCCTATTTTGTGCTTGGTGTAGGCCATGTTGCCCAAGcataaaatgtgaaatttgaCAAAGAGAGATGAGAACTATACACAATCCTTCGACTAATCCATCCCTCATACTCATCTTCAAGAGCCTGTGGTAGATCGCTATGGAATAAAGTAACATGTGGCTGAATTCCTGCTAGATTCAGAGAGAAATATCAGAATAAGTGATCTTGAAAAAGCTTTGTTCAGATGGCATCTTGCTTTTGACTGAAAAATTACTTCAGTTTTCTGTCAAAGACAAGAAAAGTGCTTCCAGAATGGTAAGCAAATAATGTTAACTCCATTTCTGACAGAAAAATGACTCAACCATGGCTGATAAGTTCATTGATGAAGTTGTTGTAATATGCTAAACCCTTTGGATTGACAGGTCCTCTTCCATCTGATAGAACAATAACAACATGACTGAGTCTGAGACACAATGAAAAACTGCCCAAGTTCTTAGTTCCTTAACATGAGTTCTACTTGGCAATCTTACTTGGAATCAGTCGAGACCATGAAATGGAGAATCTGTAGGCTTCTAGGCCTGTCTCCACCATGAGTTCAACATCTTCCTGCAAGAAATACATGGGCATGTAGAAGCATCAAGAAACATACTCCTATAACATCCACCCCTTACAAAAATCATTCCAGCTGGGATCCAATTAGGAAGATGAACATGCCATATCATTATTCCGACAGAAAGATCACAAAAATGGTGAACTGACCTTGTATTTGTGATACTCATCACACGCTATGTCCCCAGTGGCTCCATGGACAATTCCTGAAATTTTAGGTTGGACAATCAGCCCTCCAAATCAAATATCAGGGTGATGCAGTTAGTTGTCTCCCGGCAGCTCCTACTAAACTCATATGCTTTACCCAACTTGTTGAAAGTCAAAATGCATTTTCAGAAAGGTCCAGGCAAGATACTTTGATAGGAAATCTTTCAGAACCAGGTTCCGTAATCCgtatcttttcattttaaatatattcccTAAAACCAAAGACCATACAGAGTAAGTCCTTTGGAGATTTTCTTTTCAGTCACATAATTAATGATTATAGAGCATCctactgaaaaagaaaaagaagaagaaagaaaatgttccACAACATGAACTGTTTCATTGCGCACTTATCTGCAAAACTCAATGACaagacataaaattaaaaatttaaaagctttTATTTCATGTGTCTACCCTGAACAGTAAATTTCAGCTGCACCAAtcttaaaagaagaagaaaaaggaagaagaagaagaagaagaagttgttAGTCACTGGTGGTGGTAGGGTAGATGTACCCCTCGACCGACACAACATGGTAATAAAGTGATGGGGGTGATGAAGAAGGGGCAGAAACTAGAAACTAACCATCATGAGTAAAGGTATCCCAGATGCTAGGGGTCCTCCCATCTTGGAACGCTGCTCCTTCAACCTTTCTTATAATAATACAAAACTCTCAATTCGTTTCCTTTTCCTCTGTTCATCCAaggacacacacacacacacacacaaaagggGGTTAAACAAACCTGATAAGCAGAGGTGCCAGACCCAAAAACGAAGCCAGGTGGGAACTGGGAAGTCATCTCTGCTAAAGTTGAGGGAGCTGAAGGCTGGGAGAGCTAAATTTAGCAGAAGTAGAGAGAAACAGAATCCATGGCTCACCATGCTCGCTCACACTCACCCACCCAGAATTCTTTTCCTAATACCAATAAACTCTTTTTGTTGTCCATTCATTATTACTGTTATATTGCATAGCCTTGGCAGGAGTATCCAGATTCGAGACACATCCccataaattttgtgaaaatacAAGGGTGTCCTGATTGTTGAGAGAATGGTCCACAGTTTTGGTGTCTTTTAGTGATGACGATCAGAGGGCGAAATGTTCAAAACATAGCAGTGCACTGTCTATCAACCAGTTTTCAATCATGCATAATGATAAGGAAAAGTCCACATCCATCACATCCGTCTGCACTAAATTCTGATAGatggaatatatattttttttttttttatcaccccAAAACTTTTGGCTACCATTAAAAAATCCTaatgataaataaaagtaaCCCAGTCCAGGATCGAATTTGGGACCATCATTCTCATCCCTTCTCTCCATGCTTTTCAGTTCTGCCATTGCTTTTCCATCCTGGGTAAGATGCAATAAATTTGGTGTatcaactttctttttcttggctGTGTTTGGATATAAATGAGATTTCATACTTATTGTGCCAAACGCAGATTAAGTTCtcatattgttttatttgaCTTGATGTGCAAAGAAGAATTAGTTGAATGAATTTCCccacttctttttttcctttttttaaattgtcaaTCATTTGCCACATCTTATCTAGATATCCTAACAgcttaaatgaaaaaaaaaaaacccttctcATTTTATAGTGAAGAAAAAGCATGCACCTGAGAGAAAGTTGGTGACTTAACACAAAATCCATGAATTGAAAAAAGCTTGTGAGCACAATTGAATAATGTGAACTATGAACATCAATGATCAtcttattaaagaaagaaaatttgctGTTTTCTTGTAAATGATGACATATATATGTTGTGTCAACCTCAAAAGGATCATGCCAGTTACAAGGGAATCAACTCCAACACAAAAATTCAATGCAGAGCCAACTGCATGGCTCAAGCATCAGAAAGAGGTGTTTTATTCATCTGAATTTCAATGGGCCCATCAGGAGTGATGTTTCTTCCCTTCAAAAAACCAGAGTACCAATGTGCAGAGAGCTTAGGGTATCGTTTCAAATCAGGGTCATCTAAATCTACATAGTACAGACCATAGCTTGATTCATAGCCATCCAACAGCTCCAATACATCTAAGAATGACCATATGAAATATCCTTTTACATTTGATCCATTCCTGAAattgtttaaaagaaaaaaaaaggggggtgGGGGGAAGGGGGTGGGAAGAACAGGAGAAAAAAATGACATTAGAAAACCACATCAGAGCACTAATAGATCAGTTAAAGAAAAGTTTATGGAGAGAAGAACAACTTACTATACATTCTCATTCAGTCAAACTGAACTAGAAGTTAACTTATGTAATGATTAACATTAGTCTTGATTATCAAATTCCACTGTTTGAAAAGTAATCTTCGAATTAATTGGATAACCCTGGATTGAGTATCTAACAAATGTGGGCAATGATCCTTAACAAACTTACATTTTATAAGAGAAGGTGCAAGCTATGTCAAGGTTGTTAGCGAGACATGCATATACATACCTTACTGCAGCAAGCAACCCTCCAATGTAACCTTGCAAGTATTTCACCCTTCTTGTGTCATTCAATGTTGAGTTGCGTTGTGTTCGTTGACCTGGTGAGAGATGTCGTCCAGTGCAAAGTTTTAACAATTAGATAATAGCACatgcaaaagaaaattgaatctATAATTACTCAACCTTCCCTAGTCAACTGTCCCCTGAAAAATACTCACAGGGGCAAGTCTGCAGCACCATGGTCCACTTGAACCACTATTCTCCAAAGGAAAAACTATCGGTGTgagtaagagagagagagagagggagagggagagagagagagagaccattTTCGTGGATGTAGATTGGAGGATTGCCATAAACTCGCTTGAAATATTCCAGCAATTGTTGCAAACCCCAGGGCAGAACAGAAAACTGAATCAAGCAAGCTGGTCAGTAATAAACTAACTTAACCTGTGCAAAAGGCAAGTCAATAGCATTATGCTTCAATTCTTGCCTGATCTGGTGGTGAATCATCTGGTATAGCTGCAACAATGGaatcaattatatatatcagttccatcatttttaaattagctAAAGAATAATCAGACTGACTTGGACTCAGTGAGCTGCACTGAAACTTGATTCATCCAAGTCAGTTTGTCAAACTTGAACATCTTTTCAAGAACTACTGTAGTGACCAGTAGAATCAGGTTCAATTTAACCAAGTTGACTACATATGATCAATTGAATCGAATCAAACAGGAAGTACTTAGCAGTTGAGGATTCTCTACCAAGGTTATCTAAAAACTGAAGGCAACATACGTATCATGTCTGCAGCAACATCTGCGCTAAAGTCTCTTTGATCCATCTTCAGCATCTCACGGTTGTTTTTGATGTATGTAGTGAAGTAATGGTTTATTCCTATGAAGTCAAATGAACCCTTTACTTGTTTGGAttcttgaatggtaaaggctggAATTCTTGGTCCCGCTCTCTTCTTCACTATTTCAGGATAGTCTCCAAACACTAAGGCACCAACAATCCTGCAATAAGAATCAGACAGAAAAGATAACTTAAACCTCATGTAGGCACCCAAACATAATCTGTAGCCAATTTTacataacaaataaatcaaCACCCACAACAACAGTTTCTaaggaaatgatgaaaattcaACCCATATTGGTACTAGTATGTCTATTACAGTTTCATAACTCACCATCCAAGATAGAAATCTTGGGCTCTTTGAGTAGCAATTATATCTTCTATTGTGTT
Above is a genomic segment from Vitis riparia cultivar Riparia Gloire de Montpellier isolate 1030 chromosome 7, EGFV_Vit.rip_1.0, whole genome shotgun sequence containing:
- the LOC117918416 gene encoding beta-glucosidase 11-like isoform X4; the encoded protein is MVETGLDAYRFSISWSRLIPYGRGPVNPKGLSYYNSLINELISHGIQPHVTLCHSDLPQALEDEYGGWLSRKILKDFTVYADVCFREFGDRVLYWTTVNEGNTFVSGGYDVGITPPQRCSTPFGNCTEGNSSSEPYIAAHHILLAHASVVKLYWKKYQNKQHGFIGINVFAMWFVPLTNTIEDIIATQRAQDFYLGWIVGALVFGDYPEIVKKRAGPRIPAFTIQESKQVKGSFDFIGINHYFTTYIKNNREMLKMDQRDFSADVAADMIPIPDDSPPDQFSVLPWGLQQLLEYFKRVYGNPPIYIHENGQRTQRNSTLNDTRRVKYLQGYIGGLLAAVRNGSNVKGYFIWSFLDVLELLDGYESSYGLYYVDLDDPDLKRYPKLSAHWYSGFLKGRNITPDGPIEIQMNKTPLSDA